The DNA region CTTTTCCCTTCATGTCGACCCAAGCTGTATCGAGATCAGAGAAGACGACTGGATGCCATTCCATATTACAATGTTGTTGTTCTCTACACAACTGCAGTCGTTGTCTTCGATGCTCAGCGATCAGAGATAGCACAAGATGGGGCCGATAATACTGCAGTCCAAATGACCTTATACGGTTGTAAACCGTTCGGACACTTACAACATACCCTTGTTCTGCTAACCACTCATCAGCTAAAGATCTAGTTGTCGAAAATCGGTCTTTGAAGGTCATAAGTCCAAGACGTCGATCTTGAACTACATCTGTGCCCCTTCGACGCCCGGtgccttttaataaattttaatcgtttactTCTTGCTATAGCATTTATATTGTACTAAGAGAATATTAAGTTTGAACACCCCCTTTTTGGTgttgcaatttctttgtcactgagttagcttcttttaaatataaattcagcaGAGTTTAGGTACTAATCGTTATGTTTTTcggattatttatatttaatgttagttTTAGATTTCCGCATAAGTTATTCCACTATAAGATTTCTAAATCATACTGGTACTTTTTTCATATGTTATTTTAGGCCATAATAATGTCAAAGGAGTCAAAACGAGTGGAGACAAGAAGATATAGACGAGGCGTTAACCAAATTATCAGAAAGAGTTATTGGATTCAATGAACTTCATAAACAATATAACATCCCTAAATCAACGTTGCCGCGTTGAATAGTTAAATAAGGATGTCAAATTTGGAAGACTAAAAGATATGAttgaaaacatgaaaaaagAGTTGGATGTATACATTCTCAATTtagaatcaaatttttttgggCTAACATCAACTAACCTAAGAAAACATTCTTATCAATtgacagaaaaatataaattaaattaaatattttagctatTCCAATAATAAACCAAACTAAAGCGTTCCAAGGATGCTCTACCtcgttaattgaaattatttcaactAAGGATACAGAAACcacaaaaaatatgacaaataaaaGGAacgcattaattaataaaaaggaattgaaatcaaaaattaaaaagaagaaaagcaattagttatgatttatttgtaaaggaaaacatgtttaaatgCTTCAAATGCAAACCATGGGTACACGATATACTTATGTGCTGGACTGAACAAAAGAagagaaaaatatgtatataataattgtactaATTGAATAGCTTATGTATACCATGTGTTTCTATctgtaaacatattaataaaaaatacgtttaaattattagtgttTCTTAACTGAATTATTAGGCATGACTTAAACTATAGACGATATGACTTAGGAAACTACTTGCTCTAGTCGTACCGatgtaagttttaaaaaatttagttttttacgcAAAAGCGTTTAATAgcatttaatttctatttatttgacgtcctaaattttatatagttctTTTCTTAAGGGGTACGacctacatatatatttaactttcaaaAGAACTAATGTAGCAAAGTAATTTACAAGTCCCAatgttatttaacataaacaaagATTTTGGTAGCatttagtttgtttaatttcttttggttaagaaatttattcaaacattaaatcatctcttctgtaaatattttccagAATAAAAACGGACAGTTTTTTACCACGACAGCAGTTTTCCCAGCAAAGgccttaatttatatgttgcCCGAGGCAATCCACACTACAAACGAACTCCTACTTGTGGctactgaataaattaattcagcaCAAGAAAAAGCAAATATTTCACCATATATAGTGCTGAATAGGAAACTATAGATCAAAGCGCACACGAACCGATCGGTGATATATTGTTTCGCTAATACAAACAgtcataaaatgataataactTAATACAATTTcgcttatattaaatttattcctaCTAATctcatgattatttattacaggAATGTAATAACATAATTCATGTTACGtttctttttttctatttagaaTACGACATAATCTCCAGATCCGatcaatattcaataacaaCCAATTATGCCCACATGTTCAATAATTACAGCATTACTAACATACATCCCTTGTTGGtgtataaaattcttttaacgGGAAACTTCTGAAGCGTATGATTAATTATGCAAGGTCCTTTTTAGAGAAGACTACCTGGGGAAACGGGCCTCATCGATTTTTAGCCTTTACATTGCACTACTCGGATGTTTTAATGGAGATGGTGACagtttatttgaaaacttttatatttcataagaCCAaagttaaaacttttatgtgaaattttaatactctTGTCACTGATAAATGTTTGAGAATTTAAagacataatattaattattagccGGTCACCAGTACagaaattttctaaacatgaaataaagtatacaatacaaatacaatCATTAaggattatatattaaatcaaattcatAACTGATAGTACATATGTTTCCGTGAAAAATACGTTCAAAAGATATTTACCACACCGCACTGTTAGTGTGTTAATTTCATTTGATTCCCTGTTATAACTAATAGCACAGCATCGTAACTGAAACTAGGAATTATTAAACCGAAATCGGCCTCTTCCTGAATGTACGGCAAGATCCCGCCGTGCCGTCACACAACCGAATAAATTCGTCCAGTGCGGAACTTATCCCCCCAACAAAGgcgcataaatatttaagccgGACGGTCGCGAGTCACGTGCAAGCGCGGCGGCGGCCGACCCACATAATTTGTCGGTCTCCGGGGACGGTTGTTTCGGCCCTGCACCCGGATATTGCAGATGCACGACCTTCTGTACCGATTCCGGGATGCCCGCACACAAGCTAGTGTGTTTTGAAACGAAAAGCGGTGGCGgattgattaattttctaattatggACGTGGAGAGGGAAAAAGGCGTCGCTAATACAGTCAAATTGATTTTCGGTAATTACCGAAGCAGgcccgtaaatttaataatagtctAGACTACGTAATTGAGTGGATTTATTACGCGAGCGGGTGTAATTAATGAAGTTATTTATCCGGGGATGTTTCACATTATGCGAAActcgaaaaattaaaactataaattttacacgtaatgaaattttttcgcGAACCCGCGGTTACTTTGCTCCGTTGCACGGTGATTTATGTTGCAGTGTGTTAGTTTTTGTGTGGCACCTCTGCAAACCCGATTTAAATTTCGATTCGGGtcgctatttttaaattatcacagatttaaaatccaattttgtTTGGTGCATCAGTAATAATTGGATTTGAATTGCTTAAtcgaatataaaattcatatcgAAAAGTTATACAActtgaattttagaattttttaaatataattttctgtattctTACCTTTCTTAGTCATTACGTTGttgcatattatttttataattaatttaatataataaatattaactattttaataaaataaaccgaCATCTCTTAAGgaaatttataactataattCTTCGTTGTAGAAAactgtaatatatatatagaaaactacacaaaagaaggaagaaattttgtttatttacgttTTCCATTCCATAGTTCTGTGCTTCCATCTAAACAAAAGATAAACAGCGGAACAGTGTGCAATGGGTAAACGTTCGAAAAGATGGCCAGAAGTGAACGACGGATACAAGCCAGCGTCCATCGAATCGgcgttttttaatatgaaatataaatcgGAAAAAAGCATGGTAATGGAACCGTCAATCGTTGTTGAACTGTCCTCCGACGACGACTACGACGTGCCGAAAGTAAAAAGACGTCACAGACCTTCTGCATACTTCTCAGAATCGGATAACGACGACGAGTTCGAATCTGAATCTAATGTAAATTGTGAGACAAAGGAGGATAATAAATCTCATAACTTGGATAAGATATGTAAACCACCATTGCCTATAACATTTAAGaaaatcaaatcaataaaaaatcgtaaaacaaaatgtaataaaccattaatggaaaataaaatagataaagcAACTATTGTTGCACATGATAAAACTTACAGTACAGAATTATCAAAAGAATTTCAAGTTTTgaacaataataaagaaaatgccAAAAGCAGGATTGGTGATCCTAACttgaagataaataataaagcaacTGTAAATACCCCcaatgcaattaatttagaacATACTACACAATAATTTGTACAGGATAGGGGCCCACAGTCTGATACTGATCTATCTACACAGACTACACAGTTATTAAACTTTGCATGTAATTGTGAAAGAATATCAAATCAATTCAATTTGGAAAAAGGAGAGACAGTTAATTTGGAAACTTTGAATGTTTTCAAACTTTTACTGAATAACATACGAAATGCCACACACTACTCACACTTGGTACAAAATGAGTACAagattattgacatttttctgGCGCTGAGAACTGATTATCAGTTCCTATTATACAAACTGTATACATTGGAGGACAAGTGGAGGAACATTGTGGAGTTCGTTAAGTTAATCAAGTTGCATTTGGAGGAAGAAGACATTATGTATGATGCACTACTTTCAAACAACTTCATAAcaaaaggtaatttattaattaccagtaacttgttaattttattcaccAAATGGGTTTTTTCTAGATTTTAATCATGATAGTTTGTATGAATTGCTTACAAATATGAAGATCTGTGAAACAGATTTATGACAAATTCAAGCAGGGATGGGCGTCTACCAAATCAAAAATGATTGACAAActtgtaaaattttcaaacacTCAAACCACAATATGCAGCCCAAACCTAACATCTATattgttcaataaaatcaAGGAAAAAATGAGTTATTGCATGAAAATCCATCCTAGGCTTTCAAAGgcttttaaacagttttatgtTTTGGCCACGTTCAGTAACCCGGAATTGGACGAcattaaagattttatgaCATACGTTTTGTATGAAAAGGAGGTATTTCCTAATTACATTATAGAATCTTGTCCAGTGTTTAAGGATAGGAGCCAATTTCTCATGTATCTGAAGGCAAGGAATAATAAGACGGATATTGAAAAGgcaaacaaattgaaaaacattGAACGTCTAGTCAAATTAGCCGATTCCGCATTTAACGAGCTGAATTTGCTGGTTGGAGGGGAGTAAGTGCCTTATATACCTTATATCAACTTCTCAAAATCAcgtgaattaaaaaaagagttaattttaaaaaaaaaaaataaaagtttagtgtaacggttttattttcattataaaattatacaagtttcaaaaataacatttttattttcaatcgtAATTAGCATAAAACAATCATAAATTGAGTTTCTTGTTTAATTCTCAAATTactgttgaaataaaattcaatttttttaagttgctCACGTTTGACCCATCTGTAGTTACATCagtttaattttcagaaacTCATCAAATTTGAGTCCTGAACCTAATCCACATACGAAACAGTTCAGTGCCTTTCACGTTTACGTGGAAACGTTGACGTGGTGTGCGAACAAAATTTGTACCAGTGATTATTATCAGGAAGCGGAAAAGTGGCTCAAATTTCTAATCGAGAAGGTCGATTCGGAAACGGAATGCGGAGACTGGTGCACGCAACTAGCCTGGATATATCTCACCAAAGAGCCCAACAACATACAAAAAGTGACTATactgtaatttatttgcaaaGACTTTATGGCATTCTTTTTAGGTCATCAATGTGTTGAAACTGTTACAGGAAAGGAAACAATGGTTATCTGAACTGCAGCTGTATACCATCTCgcattttatacagaataaaGCCATCAGAAGCTCGGATCGCGATATGTTGATACGTATGTCGCCACTGAAAATGATATCGTTTCCCAGCATTACTATATACATAGATAAGTATGTTCaactctttaaaattatatgaaaattatttgttccaATTATTAGAAAGAATGATATGAGTGTGGACGATGTCGTCAAGTTACATTATATACAAGAAGAGGGTTACGAAGATGGAATGCATTGCGAGGGTGGCATCATCCGAGTCAcctttatgttatttttctgGGAGCATATTTACGAGTGTTACGTGCCCGGCACCTTCATCTCGAACTATCAGACGTACAGTACAGTAGAAAGCTTTATCTGAACCGGAAGCACCTTATTGACTACCGTCTAAAGGAAATCCAGTACATATGGACGGAGGATTTGATGCTAGAATTTGCTATGAAAGCGTGGGAGTCATATTCGACTTATAAAGCGATATGGAATATTACTCGTTATGTAAACAACCCgcagtttttaaaaacatttttattgtcgaTCAAGAGAAAAGTTTTGGCTGATATTTACAAAAGGCTTGTGATGGATATCAGAAGTTACAGGAATGGACTGcctgatttatttatgtagtaTACCAAAAATAAGAGGGTaggtttgtaattaaatatcgtATCACTTACGTGTTGAATTTGTTTTACAGTGCAAATTTGTGGCAGTTAAAGAAGAAAATGATGAGCTTCACCCCAATCAAAAGTTATGATTGAACCATCTTGTTATGATTGGTGCTGATGTTGATGTGTGTCATGTTTCacataaatctaatatttgatttacttAGAATTTTTAAGTACTACAAGCAAGCAGACGgtgatgaaaaattttgaaccGACAGTAGTGACTTTTATATTTGGccacttataaaaattagatagtcatatatttactattttatcatttttatttacaaaacaaaaataaaataaagtacggtttttataatgttcttaaaataaatagtacaaaatgataagtaatttttatgaaatatggtAAAAGAGTCCACATAACACGAACCACGTTTTCACATAAATGCAAGATGTCATAAAACTATTGGTGATTGGTGGCGTGTTCAGCAGACCACTGAGCGAAGTAATGAAATGCTGATCTGGTTTTTTCTATTGCTTCGCTATGGCCGCAATGTAAACGTATATTTTCAAAGtctgcttaattttaaaaatatttatctcacCCTGTACCTGTTTTAGttcaaaaatatcactttgtaataatttagcaAACGAATAAACATAAATGCGAATTAGTCGACATTTATCACGCATGATGATTACTAATTTTGTGAAACTTTTATCGAGGTTCAAACTATTGTCGTCAAATCTTTTTTTGCCTTTAGAAgggtattactaaaattacgAATTAAGCAAGTTAAAAAGGTGGTTGATTTCCTCTAAAAACAAgacttttttgtatttaatgaatttatactttcattattattgttatataataaatgagtCGAATAGgtcaatttttagtttttataaaaatgatcatatttttataagtattattaattattttcttaatgcaatatataatattgaacaATCATaagaatacaatattaatgaaaaaaataagattaattacAGAGTGTTTCATAATTTACCCGAAAAAACAAGCTTACAAAGTTAAACATTTCTGATCTCGTTTTCTGTTagacttttattagaattttttttaagaagtgcatatctggtgaaaaaatttcggataagttatgaaacaaattaatcaaCTGTGTAAAACGAAAGctaatcttttttaaatttaccacATGATTGACCCCAGGATagatccaccttgtcgtggtcctggggGACAGTAcggctccacaagccagtggtagtGGGAAGCTAACGGATCTAACTGCAAGTTCAATCCACCCTCAGGAAGATCTCGGATCTTCCTCAgacgtcttctggttcagcatACCCcgtatatgcaaatatacGTTCTTTTCTCCCATGTATGATTTAACTTTCCCCTCTTTGTCCCCCCaccccaaaaaaaaaacatgattgAGTTTCTAatgtacttaataaaataatacacaatatgatactctatttaaaaaaaaaagttaaaattggcagttatagagactTCCAATAGAAGTGAAAACAATGCACATTATATACGCATTgaacttttcactaaatccattcaatttcacttatacaatatacacagcactatacgtcagCTGTATACCTACAGATGTACTGTATTAAGCATGTCGatgacgcgaacccataagattttctCCTACCAAAAAGAGCCCAACGCGGCTAacgaagttttcacttcaacaATCCAGCCACGAGAAACATAATTCAAGTAAATATAAACCTAAATATTATATCGTTACAAAGTACAAACTTAAAATTGCGCGAAATCAACGCTTTGCGACGCATGCGCTAGAATTGTTTTACATTAGAGAAAACttgatacaaatattattgttctacaagatttaaacataaaattttgtaaaaattttgaaatcaaatataaagtaacatcatattataaatagataatcatatcttatatatttaaaaatgtttttattcgtTATATTAAAAGTCTAAAAGTCGCTAATACAGAAAACTGCACAAAATAATAGCTTGTTGAGCGGGAATTTTATTGattctcaaaatatttaaatcggtCCGACGTCAAACAAACATAACCTTATTTTCATATACAATAATTCAGGTACCATCTAGggaattttttcttttctgttgTTTCGCAAAACGCAAGAAAAATCAAGTTTTCCATGGAAACAAAAGACAA from Aethina tumida isolate Nest 87 chromosome 1, icAetTumi1.1, whole genome shotgun sequence includes:
- the LOC109597472 gene encoding fanconi-associated nuclease 1 homolog, whose protein sequence is MIDKLVKFSNTQTTICSPNLTSILFNKIKEKMSYCMKIHPRLSKAFKQFYVLATFSNPELDDIKDFMTYVLYEKEVFPNYIIESCPVFKDRSQFLMYLKARNNKTDIEKANKLKNIERLVKLADSAFNELNLLVGGENSSNLSPEPNPHTKQFSAFHVYVETLTWCANKICTSDYYQEAEKWLKFLIEKVDSETECGDWCTQLAWIYLTKEPNNIQKVINVLKLLQERKQWLSELQLYTISHFIQNKAIRSSDRDMLIRMSPLKMISFPSITIYIDKKNDMSVDDVVKLHYIQEEGYEDGMHCEGGIIRVTFMLFFWEHIYECYVPGTFISNYQTYSTVESFI